A stretch of DNA from Macrotis lagotis isolate mMagLag1 chromosome X, bilby.v1.9.chrom.fasta, whole genome shotgun sequence:
AGTAAAATTGTTATAGCTCAACTATCCTGACTTAGAGATATATAGACTcaacttcctctcttctctttcacctCTCAAACTTTTGAAATAAAACTTGACCTCATCAACTTGAAGGAAATTTCTCTCTTCTGTTACAATGCTACTTAATTGCAAATTGGGTCAGTCCTTTCTTAAACCTTAACCTTTTGAACTATAATTAGATAGTAGGataattcttattttatctcttcttgactttttttttcagcttatttgctctttttaaattagatttattCAATACTCTCTGTTTTACTCAGACTTTTGACTTTGCTTTGACATTTCTTATTGActcattaaaattgttttttttttaatcatttaatttacCAAGGCCCCTTAGCTCTTGGGTAGGGTTTTTCACTATTCAAAGTTTCAATTCCTGAtgccatttctttcctctttagttATTGCAAAGTTTATCTCTCATTTAATTGCTTGCTTGTAGTTCTTGTaaccagaaaatataaaaatatatatgcacatatatatagtatatatatttatagttacacgtaaatatgtatgtatatatttataaacattcaaaacatatttatatgttgATAAATACTTACATTCATGTGTTTGTATTATGTGTATGTTGTGTTCCTTAtgtgaatatatatctatatagatatatacaataaataaataactttcatagatatagatatatagataaagatatattaaTTTTTCCCTGAATCTCTCTTGGAATTTCCATCCTCTTTTCAGTTTAATCCATGAACATCTCTTAAACCAAAATTCTTAGTATTTTCCTTGTTTTGCTCATTTGATCTGATTAGATTTCTAGGTGGTGGCAGTAGTACAAATGTGTGCACTTAGGTCATGTCCTCTTCCTATAGAACTCAACAGTGTTGGCAGGTCCTGGTTGATCATATTTGAATGACTAAAACCAGGGAATATCAGAAGCAGGAAATATTTCATCTTGTTTTTCAATTGTAATTTAGAGAAGTGTGGAGCCAAGAAAGCAGGGACTCAACTAAGTAGATGTTATCTGAGTAATTCAATAGATgttggaaaagcttttgacaaagtacagcTCCCGTTCCTACATTAAGAAACCCtagagggtcagctaggtggtgcagtggatagaggggaaccagagttcaaatagtgtctcagatacttaataattacctagctgtgtgaccttgggtatgtaatttaacccaattgctttgcctaaataaaaaaacaaacaaacaaacaaataaataaacaaacaaataaataaataaattgattgattgatttaaaaaaatactagagaacataggatttttttagctttttgcaaggcaaaaggggttgtaacttgcccaaggccacacagctaggtaattataaagtgtctgaggccagatttgaactcaggtatttctgactccagggccattgctctatccaccgcgccacctagctgcccaggattttttttcttaaaatgataagcagcatctatctaaaacagCCAGAAAGCATTATATGctatggagataagctagaagttGTCCCTAAAAGATCAGAAATGAAAGAAGGATgatcattatcactactattatccAATACTGCATTATAAATGTTTGCTTTAGCAATAATAGCAGAATGAATAAGCAATGACAAAACAATCTTTTACTCTTTGTAaatgatatgattgtatatagaGAGAATCctataaaatcaactaaaaatatttgaaataattagaaactttagcaagcttcacaatataaaataaatggccataaatcatcagcatttctatatactaaCAACAAAGAACAGCATGACAAGATAGAAagttaaattccatttaaaataaccatagaaAACTTAATATATTGAGAgcctatctgccaagacaaactcaaaaaTTATGagcacaattgcaaaacactatcagatctaaatatttatacaaatgcCAATGAGGGTCCTAGGgaggctgaactaatataatgaataataatatcattaatataatatccttaattaataaataataaaagtgacaattctgcttaaattaaattatttattcagttccaTGCCAATGAAATTATCCAAAAAATTTTTTGAGcttgaaaaatattaacaaaattcttATGGAACTGAATGTCAAaattatcaaaggaattaatgaaaaaaatgaaggggaaatttgTGCTATCCATAcacgatctaaaattataaacagTAGCCATCAAATCTGTTTGCTACttgctaataaataaaatgatgtatTAGTAGAATAGatgaagtacaaaagaaaaaagcagtaaAGGGCTATACTTATTTCCTGTTTGATAAACTGTAAGACTCTACCTTATGTAATGAGAACtcttaaactggaaaaatagaaatgccAGAAATTATACAAAGGCCATGATCTAACTCTATTTCAAGAAAATGGTTGAAAAGGCATAGGATTCTATATGCATGTAATGAGaagaagaaatagtttacctgtcagatatatgaaAAGGTGAATATTTTATGATCacaaaagatagagaatattattaaATGAAGAATTGATCACTTTAATTACATttaattgaaaaggttttgcacaaataaaatcaatacaaccaAATTGTCCATGACTCCCAAATATGCATCCTTTTTCACTATTATGGGAGCCTCTGCTGCCACGGTTTTCAGCGGTCTTGGGAAAGCTTATGGCACAGCAAAAAGTGACAATACTATTGCAGCCATGTCAGTCATGCAACCTGAGCTGATCATGAAGTCAATCATTCCTGTCGCCATGCCTGACATCATTGCTATCTATGGTCTGGTGGTGGCCGTTCTCATTGCCAACTCTCTGACAGATTATATCACCCTGTTCAAGAGCTTCCTTCAGCTGGGAGCAGGCCTCAGTGTGGGTCTGAGTGGGCTGCCAGCTGGCTTTTCCACTGGCATTGCTGGAGATGCCAGTGTTCAAGGGATGGCACAGTAGCCCTGACTAATTGTGGGGATGATCCTGATTCTGATCTTCACTGAGGTGCTTGGCCTATATGGcctaaaaatataattcattacCAAATCGATAAAGGATTAAATGATATAAACAAACAGTTCTCTCTACAAAGTAgaccctcttttctcctttttctcagtGCCCAACCAAACCCCCAGTCACCCCTAAGCCACAGAGTATGATGTAAAGACCTGTATTGAACCACCCCATGCTTCCCAATTTGCTCCAGAACAAATGGCCTGACATTTGATGCAGTTGTCCAGTCTGTAGTTGGTTTTGTAAATGTGCAATATCTTAGTGACTCTTCTGTCTGTTTTGCTCCACACTGCATTGGATGGCACCTGAACTGGACTGGCTGTGGCCGAGACCTCCTGGGGTCCACCAGGCAGCTGTGCAATCTCTCTACACATTTGCTGTAAGTACTCTGTGTATACAGATGaattagaattgtcattgttCTCTTCACTGGatgtttacatataaatatttgataTGTTCATAATGTTTATGGAGCAAGAATTTAGAATTCCCCAtgctataaattaatttaaataaaggtCGATTATTCCACTGTGGGGTTAAATGTCAAGTGATGAAAATTTCTTTGATGTGATCACTTTAAATTCAAGATTGCTGTAGTGTCCTGGTATGAATAAGAATTGTATGATTCGGGAACATGTTGAAGACATGTTTCCAATGGTGCTGTATAGCATGGACCAGGACTCACATTTATGTTTCCAAATAAAAttctgactgaaaaaaataaatgtcatctTTAGCAATAAGGGATGAAAacaatgaaggaattagaatagttaATGACAAAAGAAATTCTTACTCTTTCTAGGAGATATTTTGGTGAACTTAGAGAATTgtacaactaaacaacaacaaactacAGTAACTAAAAAACTTCTTGATACAAATACTAACTTTAGGGACAtatcaaaatatgtaaaaaacTTACATGTATTAGCAGAATTCTTATATATTGCTATAAATCCCACCATCaatagacagaaaaagaaattccattaaaaataactgtagagaacataaaatacttgggaatctatttccAATGACAAACCAggaaattatataaacaaaattacaaaacattttttacacatataaagtcaaattttaacaattggaaaatattaattattcataggTAGGCTaagttaatataatcaaaattactattctactcaaattaaattatttattcattgctatatcaatcaaactaccaaaaaactattttacaaagctAGAAAATATAGCAACAagattcatatggagaaaaaaaagtttagaactATTAAGAGAGGGGAAGGATGGctaagagaagacaggcactgtgttaagtgctcctctttcccctcaaaaataacatgaacaaaaccctcttttttttagatttttgcaaggcaaatggggttaagtggcttgcccaaggccacacagctaggtaattattaagtgtctgagaccagatttgaacccaggtactcctgactccaaggccagtcctttatccactacaccacctagccataccaTGAacaaaacctcttaacagaaatttgatcaacaaaacccggaaagagaagctagaagaacacctaccaacaaggtctgtctcaagggaccatgggtgaaccaggagatgagagcagagactttggtgagtggtgggctCTAGATCCAAGTTAAGTTGAGGAATATTTGACCAGAGACCAGGTTGAGAGGAGCCATGGGAggatgagttccagcacagagagtttcagaaCATGCCTGGAGAAAAACCAGCTGGACCAGCTACCTGAGCTCCATATTTTCAGCAAGGGCCATTTCACAAGAACAAACAGGTGTCAGCAAAGGAGTTCACTCAAGGCAAAGAGGTATTAACCCACTACCCCAAAGCTCAACATGTTGTTCAAGGACAACtgagaccctgctgctgagggcctcaaactCTAGGTAGAAAGCAACCAGTGTTCTCTAGTGATCTGCTCtaggaattactaagccaagtgcaCAAAGTCTccaggatcttcaaaagcaaacctctgagagccactcccccaacacaagaacctagaaagatgaagaaagaccaTCAAAAGGGGGGCAatggaaaaatacttagaagaaatagattcaaacccagagagaactagcatttctgaggagaatataaattggtctccagcccagaaagacttcctagaagaaatctgagaaaagaaactcaaaagaaaattaacaccttgcaacaagaaaacaaatccttggaaaatataattggacaaatacaaaatgagagtaaCTCCCTCAGATCTTCAAtagggcaaatgcaaaaagaaaataattctctcaaaactacgcttgaacaaatggaaaactcgttcaaaaatagaactgaccaactggaaaaagagttgcaaaaggtaaatgaagatcTCTAAAGAAATGATGTAAtccatggaaactaatgaattcattaGACAACAAGATTCTGCTAAACCAAACCAAATCttcgaaaaaatagaagaaaatgtaaaataccccatcagcaaaaccactgacattgagAACACATCAAGAGGGGACAACCTGAAatttataggccttcctgaaaaattgaagagaaaaaaaaaggctgggcttaatattatagaatttagtgatagaaaattgccctgatatcatgaaaccagagagcaaaatagttatttaaagaacAGATCATTCtcatctggaaagagatcctaaaatgaaagcaccaaggagtATTGTGGTCAAAttacagaattatcagataaaaggaaaaaatcctgcaagcatccagaaagaaaaaaaattaaatactaaggAATCACAATAAGGATGACGGAGGTCCTGGTGACATCAAtgttaagggattgaagggcaatggaagagatattctgaagagcaagggaacttggaatgaagccaagaatccatCATCCAACAAAgctgaactttcttttctgggggaaaagatggacatttaacaagtGGGacacttccaacatttcctgatgaaaagaccatagctaaatagaaattttagacataaaacaggaggctcaagacaGGTTAAAAAAGGAGGGGAGTAAAGAAAATACCTTCTATCCAATGTGATGAAAGAAGCTATATACCCACTTAggagaaatattctcataactcttgagaattgtaactctattagagatgcttagccaga
This window harbors:
- the LOC141498907 gene encoding V-type proton ATPase 16 kDa proteolipid subunit c-like, producing MTPKYASFFTIMGASAATVFSGLGKAYGTAKSDNTIAAMSVMQPELIMKSIIPVAMPDIIAIYGLVVAVLIANSLTDYITLFKSFLQLGAGLSVGLSGLPAGFSTGIAGDASVQGMAQ